Proteins from a genomic interval of Lysobacter stagni:
- the edd gene encoding phosphogluconate dehydratase: MDTYPALHPVVADVTERIRKRSADRRAAYLARVDAACGRGPHRATLSCGNLAHGFAACGTDKAALRGGVSPNLAIVNAYNDMLSAHQPLERFPFLIKNAARSVGATAQVAGGVPAMCDGVTQGRAGMELSLFSREVIALSTAVSLSHDMFDAALYLGVCDKIVPGLLIGALSFGHLPAIFVPAGPMTSGLPNDEKSRVRQRYAVGEATREELLEAEAQSYHGPGTCTFYGTANSNQMLMEMMGLHLPGASFINPDNPLRDALTAQAARRAAQITALGDDYRPVGRIIDERAIVNGVIGLHATGGSTNHLLHLIAIAAAAGIELRLEDFDALSSVVPLLARVYPNGSADVNHFHAAGGIAFLIGELLDAGLLHGDVETIAGPGLARYRVEARLAPEQQVDYVPATERSGDPTVLRPVAEPFRADGGLRVLHGPLGTAAIKVSAVPEDRWVVEAPARVFSEQSQVKAAFDRGELDRDVVVVVRFQGPQANGMPELHQLTPTLSVLQKRGHRVALVTDGRMSGASGQVPAAIHVSPEAAVGGPLAKLRDGDIVRVDAVGGTLQVHVPKDEWESRENATTDLTASHFGMGRELFSVFRNAAAPADLGGGIFNPGS, from the coding sequence GTGGATACCTATCCCGCCCTGCATCCCGTCGTCGCCGACGTCACCGAACGCATTCGCAAGCGCAGTGCCGACCGTCGTGCCGCGTACCTCGCGCGCGTCGACGCCGCCTGCGGCCGCGGCCCGCATCGCGCCACGCTGTCGTGCGGCAACCTCGCCCACGGCTTCGCCGCCTGCGGCACCGACAAGGCCGCGTTGCGCGGTGGCGTTTCGCCGAACCTCGCCATCGTCAACGCGTACAACGACATGCTCTCGGCGCATCAGCCGCTCGAGCGCTTCCCGTTCCTGATCAAGAACGCCGCGCGCAGTGTGGGCGCCACCGCGCAGGTTGCCGGCGGCGTGCCGGCGATGTGCGATGGCGTCACCCAGGGCCGTGCCGGCATGGAGCTGTCGCTGTTCTCGCGCGAGGTGATCGCGCTGTCGACGGCGGTGTCGCTGTCGCACGACATGTTCGACGCCGCGCTCTACCTGGGCGTGTGCGACAAGATCGTGCCGGGGCTGCTGATCGGCGCGCTGAGCTTCGGCCACCTGCCGGCGATCTTCGTACCGGCCGGTCCGATGACCTCCGGCCTGCCCAACGATGAGAAATCACGCGTGCGCCAGCGCTACGCCGTCGGCGAGGCCACGCGTGAGGAACTGCTGGAAGCCGAGGCACAGAGCTACCACGGCCCCGGCACCTGCACGTTCTATGGGACGGCCAACTCAAACCAGATGCTGATGGAGATGATGGGCCTGCACCTGCCGGGTGCGAGCTTCATCAATCCGGACAACCCGCTGCGCGATGCGCTGACCGCGCAGGCCGCACGCCGCGCAGCGCAGATCACCGCGCTGGGCGACGACTACCGGCCGGTGGGCCGGATCATCGACGAGCGCGCGATCGTCAACGGCGTGATCGGCCTGCACGCCACCGGTGGCTCGACCAACCACCTGCTGCACCTCATCGCCATCGCAGCCGCTGCCGGCATCGAGCTGCGCCTGGAAGACTTCGACGCGCTGTCCTCGGTGGTGCCGCTGCTGGCGCGCGTGTATCCCAACGGCAGCGCCGACGTGAACCATTTCCACGCCGCGGGCGGCATCGCCTTCCTGATCGGCGAACTGCTCGACGCCGGCCTGCTGCACGGCGACGTCGAAACCATCGCCGGACCGGGCCTGGCGCGCTACCGCGTCGAAGCGCGGCTGGCGCCGGAACAGCAGGTCGATTACGTCCCGGCCACCGAGCGCAGTGGCGATCCCACGGTCCTGCGCCCGGTGGCCGAGCCGTTTCGCGCCGATGGCGGACTGCGCGTGCTGCACGGCCCGCTGGGCACGGCGGCGATCAAGGTTTCCGCGGTCCCGGAGGACCGGTGGGTCGTCGAAGCGCCGGCACGCGTGTTCTCCGAGCAGTCGCAGGTGAAGGCGGCGTTCGATCGCGGCGAACTCGACCGCGACGTCGTCGTGGTCGTGCGCTTCCAGGGTCCGCAGGCCAACGGCATGCCCGAACTGCACCAGCTCACGCCGACGCTGAGCGTGCTGCAGAAGCGTGGGCACCGCGTCGCGCTGGTCACCGATGGGCGCATGTCGGGCGCGTCGGGCCAGGTGCCCGCGGCGATCCACGTCAGCCCCGAGGCCGCGGTGGGCGGTCCGCTGGCGAAGCTGCGCGATGGCGACATCGTGCGCGTCGATGCGGTCGGCGGCACCTTGCAGGTGCACGTGCCCAAGGACGAATGGGAATCGCGCGAGAACGCGACCACGGACCTGACGGCTTCGCACTTCGGCATGGGCCGCGAGCTGTTCTCGGTGTTCCGCAATGCGGCCGCACCGGCGGACCTGGGTGGCGGGATCTTCAACCCGGGTTCCTGA
- the pgl gene encoding 6-phosphogluconolactonase: MRTLSKRASFNQAVAERLTVLTPDPLPTREHLFDDKEQLAVALAKAVAADLRGAIARRGAARLAVSGGTTPRAFLVDLSKQTLDWAHVTVVPVDDRWVAPDHPRSNERLLRETLFQGAAAQAQLLPLRRPAPTPEAALLPVLTQVANEALPLDVVVLGMGEDGHVASLFPDLQRRDIGLQPSGRAPVLAIRSTSAPEPRMTLTLSAIFTAPSLYLHIEGAKKREVLDAAARDPRSTLPIRSVLAGSPVVPMLYWSP; encoded by the coding sequence ATGAGGACGCTGTCTAAGCGTGCATCTTTCAACCAGGCCGTCGCGGAGCGACTGACCGTGCTGACACCCGATCCGTTGCCCACGCGCGAACACCTGTTCGACGACAAGGAGCAGCTCGCCGTCGCACTGGCAAAGGCCGTTGCCGCCGACCTGCGTGGCGCGATCGCGCGTCGCGGAGCTGCGCGCCTGGCGGTGTCCGGAGGCACCACGCCGCGCGCGTTCCTGGTCGACCTGTCGAAGCAGACGCTCGATTGGGCGCACGTCACCGTGGTGCCCGTGGACGACCGCTGGGTCGCGCCGGACCATCCGCGCTCGAACGAACGCCTGTTGCGCGAGACGTTGTTTCAGGGCGCGGCCGCGCAGGCGCAGCTGCTGCCGCTGCGGCGTCCCGCGCCGACGCCCGAGGCCGCACTGCTGCCCGTGCTCACGCAGGTGGCGAACGAAGCGCTGCCGCTGGACGTGGTGGTGCTGGGGATGGGCGAGGACGGACACGTCGCTTCCCTGTTCCCGGACCTGCAGCGCCGCGACATCGGCCTGCAACCGAGCGGCCGCGCGCCCGTGCTCGCGATCCGCTCCACGTCCGCGCCGGAACCGCGCATGACGCTGACGCTGAGCGCGATCTTCACCGCACCGTCGCTGTACCTGCACATCGAAGGTGCGAAGAAACGCGAAGTGCTCGATGCCGCCGCGCGCGACCCGCGCTCGACGCTGCCGATCCGTTCCGTGCTGGCCGGTTCGCCGGTCGTGCCGATGCTGTACTGGAGTCCGTAA
- the zwf gene encoding glucose-6-phosphate dehydrogenase yields MAPFDLIIFGGTGDLALRKLLPALFHRYVDGQIVAGTRIFGLARDTQTDEAYRERVREALQKNLAFDMRAPAALEPFLQLLSYRRIDLSADTGWAELAGELSDESRVRVFYLAVGPDLFGSVGARLQAHGLTGANTRVVVEKPIGHDRASADTINDALGQVFAESQIYRIDHYLGKETVQNLTALRFGNALFEPLWRAEHIDHVQITVAETVGLERRASYYDKSGALRDMVQNHMLQLLCLVAMEPPPSLAADAIRDEKLKVLRSLKPIENGSTSHLTVRGQYRAGAVEGRPVPGYLEELGSKDSRTETFVALKAEVANWRWAGVPFYLRTGKRLSERMSEIVLTFRKVPHSIFGDEPVAQNQLVIRLQPDEGVKLWIVNKIPGPGGLRLRRVPMDLSFAETFGGRQPEAYERLLMDVVRGNPMLFMRRDEVEAAWAWIDPILAAWQSSNEAPKPYTAGSWGPSAAVALIERDGRTWHEDAV; encoded by the coding sequence ATGGCGCCCTTCGATCTGATCATCTTCGGCGGTACGGGCGACCTGGCCCTGCGCAAGCTGCTGCCGGCCCTGTTCCACCGCTATGTCGACGGCCAGATCGTGGCCGGCACGCGCATCTTCGGCCTGGCCCGCGATACGCAGACCGACGAGGCCTACCGCGAACGCGTCCGTGAGGCGCTGCAGAAGAACCTCGCCTTCGACATGCGCGCACCCGCGGCGCTGGAGCCGTTCCTGCAGCTGCTGTCGTATCGCCGCATCGACCTGTCCGCCGACACCGGCTGGGCGGAACTGGCCGGCGAACTGTCCGATGAATCGCGCGTCCGCGTGTTCTACCTGGCGGTCGGCCCGGACCTGTTCGGCAGCGTCGGTGCGCGCCTGCAGGCGCACGGTCTCACCGGCGCGAACACGCGCGTGGTGGTGGAAAAGCCCATCGGCCACGACCGCGCCAGCGCGGACACGATCAACGACGCGCTCGGCCAGGTGTTCGCCGAATCGCAGATCTACCGGATCGATCATTACCTCGGCAAGGAGACGGTGCAGAACCTCACCGCGCTGCGCTTCGGTAATGCGTTGTTCGAACCGCTGTGGCGCGCCGAGCACATCGACCATGTGCAGATCACCGTGGCCGAGACCGTTGGCCTGGAGCGTCGCGCCAGCTACTACGACAAGTCCGGTGCCCTGCGCGACATGGTGCAGAACCACATGTTGCAGCTGCTGTGCCTGGTCGCGATGGAGCCGCCGCCGTCGCTGGCCGCCGACGCCATCCGCGACGAGAAGCTCAAGGTGCTGCGTTCGCTCAAGCCCATCGAGAACGGCTCGACCTCGCACCTCACCGTGCGTGGCCAATACCGCGCCGGCGCCGTCGAAGGCCGCCCGGTGCCGGGCTATCTGGAGGAACTCGGCAGCAAGGACTCGCGCACCGAAACCTTCGTCGCGCTCAAGGCCGAAGTCGCCAACTGGCGCTGGGCCGGCGTGCCGTTCTACCTGCGCACCGGCAAGCGCCTGTCCGAGCGCATGTCGGAAATCGTGCTGACCTTCCGCAAGGTGCCGCATTCGATCTTCGGCGACGAACCCGTCGCGCAGAACCAGCTGGTGATCCGCCTGCAGCCCGACGAGGGCGTGAAGCTGTGGATCGTCAACAAGATTCCCGGCCCTGGCGGACTGCGCCTGCGCCGCGTGCCGATGGACCTGAGCTTCGCCGAGACCTTCGGCGGCCGTCAGCCCGAGGCGTACGAACGCCTGCTGATGGATGTCGTCCGCGGCAACCCGATGCTCTTCATGCGCCGCGATGAAGTGGAGGCCGCATGGGCGTGGATCGATCCGATCCTGGCTGCGTGGCAGTCCAGCAACGAAGCGCCCAAACCCTACACCGCGGGCAGCTGGGGACCCAGCGCGGCCGTGGCCCTGATCGAACGCGATGGAAGGACGTGGCATGAGGACGCTGTCTAA
- a CDS encoding GntR family transcriptional regulator, with translation MQDYLVNEFERQAEARRAPAYQHLRRTLQHAIENGELTPGQALPSERELTKLLDLSRVTVRKAISGLVADGLLVQRQGSGTFVAERIVKSFSKLTSFTDDLRARGLDPKSRFIERGIGEVTPDEAMALNLSPGAQVVRYYRLRIADDMALALERTVVPQTVLADPSLVENSLYETFQKMGLRPTRALQRLRAIAFDAEQARLMNLPEGSPGLFIERRTFLDDGRVVEYTRSFYRGDAYDFVAELQSE, from the coding sequence ATGCAGGACTATCTGGTCAACGAGTTCGAGCGCCAGGCCGAAGCGCGACGCGCCCCGGCCTACCAGCATCTGCGCCGGACGCTGCAGCACGCCATCGAGAACGGCGAGCTCACGCCCGGCCAGGCCCTGCCGAGCGAGCGCGAGCTGACCAAGCTGCTGGACCTGTCGCGCGTGACCGTGCGCAAGGCCATTTCCGGCCTCGTCGCCGACGGCCTGCTGGTGCAGCGCCAGGGTTCGGGCACGTTCGTGGCCGAGCGCATCGTCAAGTCGTTCTCCAAGCTCACCAGCTTCACCGACGACCTGCGCGCGCGCGGCCTGGATCCGAAGTCGCGCTTCATCGAGCGCGGCATCGGCGAGGTGACGCCCGACGAGGCGATGGCGCTGAACCTCTCGCCCGGCGCGCAGGTGGTGCGTTACTACCGTCTGCGCATCGCCGACGACATGGCGCTGGCGCTGGAACGCACCGTGGTGCCGCAGACCGTGCTGGCCGATCCGTCGCTGGTGGAGAACTCGCTGTACGAGACCTTCCAGAAGATGGGCCTGCGTCCGACGCGCGCCCTGCAACGTCTGCGCGCGATCGCCTTCGACGCCGAACAGGCACGCCTGATGAATCTGCCCGAGGGCAGTCCCGGCCTTTTCATCGAGCGCCGCACCTTCCTCGACGACGGTCGCGTCGTCGAATACACCCGATCCTTCTACCGCGGCGACGCCTACGACTTCGTCGCCGAACTGCAGAGCGAGTGA
- a CDS encoding SIS domain-containing protein — protein sequence MHAEAQEAADAVARQFAANAPAIDALVRRLKQAPPPFIVTCARGSSDHAATYGKYLFETTLGLVTASASPSVGSVYAVRPHLNGALFVAISQSGKSPDLVRNAEIAKAAGAIVVALVNVEDSPLAALADTVIPLRAGPETSVAATKSYLCSLAALLQFTARWSGDAKLLAAVDALPDALRAAWAQDWSPLVAGLVDARNLFVVGRGLGLGAAQEAALKFKETCGLHAEAFSSAEVKHGPMAIVGPGFPVLAFAQDDDTGSGTAAVAEEFRARGAPVWLTWPGATARDGVLPMPTSLHPAMTPLLAVQSFYKAVNALAVARGHNPDVPPHLNKVTETV from the coding sequence ATGCACGCGGAGGCGCAGGAAGCCGCCGACGCCGTGGCGCGCCAGTTCGCCGCCAATGCGCCGGCCATCGATGCACTCGTGCGGCGCCTGAAGCAGGCGCCGCCGCCGTTCATCGTGACCTGCGCGCGCGGCAGTTCCGACCACGCCGCCACGTACGGCAAGTACCTGTTCGAGACCACACTCGGGCTGGTGACGGCCTCGGCCTCGCCATCGGTGGGCTCGGTCTATGCGGTGCGCCCGCATCTGAACGGCGCGCTGTTCGTGGCGATCTCGCAGTCGGGCAAGAGCCCGGACCTGGTGCGCAACGCGGAGATCGCCAAGGCCGCCGGCGCCATCGTGGTGGCGCTGGTCAACGTCGAGGATTCGCCGCTGGCCGCACTGGCCGACACGGTGATCCCGCTGCGCGCCGGCCCCGAGACGAGCGTCGCGGCGACCAAGAGCTACCTGTGCTCGCTGGCCGCACTGCTGCAGTTCACCGCACGCTGGAGCGGCGACGCGAAGCTGCTGGCTGCCGTCGATGCCCTGCCCGACGCGCTGCGCGCGGCGTGGGCGCAGGACTGGTCGCCGCTGGTCGCAGGACTTGTCGACGCCCGCAATCTGTTCGTGGTCGGCCGTGGCCTCGGCCTCGGTGCGGCGCAGGAAGCGGCGCTGAAGTTCAAGGAAACCTGCGGCCTGCATGCCGAGGCGTTCTCGTCGGCCGAGGTGAAGCACGGCCCGATGGCGATCGTCGGCCCTGGCTTCCCGGTACTGGCCTTCGCGCAGGACGACGACACGGGCAGCGGCACGGCCGCGGTGGCCGAGGAATTCCGCGCGCGCGGCGCGCCGGTGTGGCTGACCTGGCCGGGCGCTACCGCGCGCGATGGCGTGCTGCCGATGCCGACGTCGTTGCATCCGGCGATGACGCCGCTGCTGGCCGTGCAGAGTTTCTACAAGGCGGTGAACGCGCTGGCGGTCGCACGTGGACACAATCCGGACGTGCCGCCGCATCTCAACAAGGTCACCGAGACGGTTTGA
- the nagA gene encoding N-acetylglucosamine-6-phosphate deacetylase: MTTIAFTNGRILTDRGFETDLSVIVEDGHLVAVLPGPPPKDVKVVNLAGRYLVPGFIDTQVNGGGDVLFNDEPTVDGLRRIAQAHRRFGTTGLLPTLISDDVSVMCRAVAATREAIAQQVPGVLGLHLEGPYLNAARKGVHDPSKFHTPDGAELDVVSALGPDGVTLMTLAPERFDAATLRALVERGVIVAAGHTAATYEQLRDGFAAGITGVTHLFNAMTPMNSREPGAVGAALENEDAWCGLIVDGYHVHDATLRVAIAARPRGKMMLVTDAMPPVGGEREDFELYGVTMTCRDGQCTTADGTLAGSALDMATAVRNTVHRLGLPLDEACRMASQYPADFVGLGGELGRIAPGYRADLVVLDTDLQVHGTWIAGEGNAVAA; this comes from the coding sequence ATGACCACCATCGCCTTCACCAACGGCCGCATCCTCACCGACCGCGGCTTCGAGACCGACCTCAGCGTCATCGTCGAAGACGGGCACCTCGTTGCCGTCCTGCCGGGCCCGCCGCCGAAGGACGTGAAGGTGGTCAACCTCGCGGGCCGCTACCTGGTACCCGGCTTCATCGACACGCAGGTCAACGGCGGTGGCGACGTGCTGTTCAACGACGAACCCACGGTCGATGGGCTGCGCCGCATCGCGCAGGCGCACCGCAGGTTCGGCACCACCGGCCTGCTGCCGACGCTGATCAGCGATGACGTGTCGGTGATGTGCCGCGCCGTCGCCGCCACGCGCGAGGCGATCGCGCAGCAGGTGCCGGGCGTGCTCGGCCTGCATCTGGAAGGCCCGTACCTCAACGCCGCGCGCAAGGGTGTGCACGACCCGTCGAAGTTCCACACACCCGATGGGGCCGAACTCGACGTGGTGTCCGCGCTCGGCCCGGACGGCGTGACGCTGATGACGCTGGCGCCGGAACGCTTCGATGCCGCCACGCTGCGGGCGCTGGTCGAACGCGGCGTGATCGTCGCGGCCGGTCACACCGCCGCGACCTACGAACAACTGCGTGACGGCTTCGCCGCTGGCATCACCGGCGTGACGCACCTGTTCAACGCGATGACGCCGATGAACTCGCGCGAGCCCGGGGCGGTCGGCGCCGCGCTGGAGAACGAGGACGCCTGGTGCGGCCTGATCGTCGACGGCTACCACGTGCACGACGCCACGCTGCGCGTGGCCATCGCCGCGCGGCCGCGCGGAAAGATGATGCTGGTCACCGACGCGATGCCGCCGGTGGGCGGCGAGCGCGAGGACTTCGAGCTGTACGGCGTGACCATGACCTGCCGCGACGGCCAGTGCACCACCGCCGATGGCACGCTCGCCGGTTCCGCGCTCGACATGGCCACCGCAGTGCGCAACACCGTGCACCGCCTCGGCCTTCCGCTGGACGAGGCCTGCCGCATGGCGTCGCAGTACCCGGCCGATTTCGTCGGCCTGGGCGGCGAACTGGGCCGCATCGCGCCGGGGTATCGGGCCGATCTGGTCGTGCTGGACACCGATCTGCAGGTGCACGGGACCTGGATCGCGGGCGAAGGGAACGCGGTCGCCGCATAG